A single genomic interval of Psychroserpens sp. NJDZ02 harbors:
- a CDS encoding deoxycytidylate deaminase — protein sequence MSEQKQLKYDKAYLRIATEWGKLSSCKRKQVGALIVKDRMIISDGYNGTPSGFENFCEDEEGYTKWYVLHAEANAILKVASSTQSCKGATLYITMSPCKDCSKLIHQAGIIRVVYNQGYKDDSGLKFLEKAGIELQLIEQLEE from the coding sequence ATGTCAGAACAGAAACAACTAAAATATGATAAAGCTTATCTGAGAATTGCTACGGAATGGGGGAAATTATCTTCTTGTAAGCGTAAGCAGGTTGGTGCTTTAATTGTTAAGGATAGAATGATAATATCCGATGGTTATAATGGTACACCTAGTGGTTTTGAAAATTTTTGCGAGGATGAGGAGGGGTATACCAAATGGTATGTGTTACATGCAGAGGCAAATGCAATCTTAAAAGTTGCCTCTTCCACCCAATCTTGCAAAGGTGCTACGTTGTACATAACGATGTCACCATGTAAAGACTGTAGTAAATTAATACATCAGGCTGGAATCATACGTGTGGTTTATAATCAAGGTTATAAAGACGATTCGGGTCTTAAGTTTTTGGAAAAGGCAGGTATCGAATTGCAATTAATTGAACAATTAGAAGAATAA
- a CDS encoding HupE/UreJ family protein — protein MLQDFWIHVQYGINHVLDINAYDHVLFLIVLAVPYLFNDWKRVFLLVTMFTVGHTISLVLASYGMVKIDGNLIEFLIPITIFIVAIYNVFTAGKTAKSQKIGLLFVSTLFFGLVHGFGFAREFRMSLDKGDSKLLRLVEFALGIEIAQIIIVFIILFLGYIFQTVFRFSKRDWVMVISAIVIGLVIPMLLNSPFLN, from the coding sequence ATGCTTCAAGACTTTTGGATACATGTGCAATATGGAATTAATCATGTATTAGATATTAATGCGTATGACCATGTGTTATTTTTAATAGTTTTAGCTGTTCCTTATCTTTTTAATGATTGGAAACGTGTGTTTTTGTTAGTAACGATGTTTACTGTTGGTCATACTATTTCTTTGGTATTAGCAAGCTATGGGATGGTGAAAATAGATGGTAATTTAATCGAGTTTCTTATACCTATTACCATTTTTATTGTAGCGATTTATAACGTGTTTACTGCAGGTAAAACGGCTAAAAGTCAGAAAATAGGTCTGTTATTTGTGTCTACATTGTTTTTTGGACTTGTTCACGGTTTTGGTTTTGCAAGAGAGTTTAGAATGAGCCTGGATAAAGGAGATAGTAAATTACTTAGATTAGTCGAGTTTGCTTTAGGTATTGAAATAGCGCAAATTATAATTGTTTTTATAATTCTTTTCTTAGGTTATATTTTTCAAACAGTATTTAGATTTTCTAAACGAGATTGGGTTATGGTGATTTCTGCAATTGTCATTGGATTGGTTATTCCGATGCTTTTAAATAGCCCTTTTTTAAATTAG
- a CDS encoding type I phosphomannose isomerase catalytic subunit, whose protein sequence is MILYPLKFQPIYKTKLWGGEKLKTELGKDFTEKNIGESWEISDVENDENKVLQGPLKGFTLKELINKYKGDFLGHSVYNTFGNNFPLLIKFIDAKTPLSIQVHPGNTIAKERHNSFGKNEMWYVMQAEKEAELIIGFEKEINLTQYETHLENNTILNVMHHELVEKGDTFHIPTGMVHAIGSGVLLAEIQQTSDITYRIYDYDRIDQSTGIKRELHTTLAKDVIDFSVHENYKTTYKTTNNTSNTLVHCPYFKTNFLQIEGVLKKDYSTLDSFIIYICVDGSMTIEWKNETFNLKKGETILLPATIQNISLSSRDCQLLEVYL, encoded by the coding sequence ATGATATTATACCCTCTAAAATTCCAACCCATATATAAAACAAAATTATGGGGAGGTGAAAAACTAAAGACAGAACTTGGCAAAGATTTCACAGAGAAAAACATTGGTGAATCTTGGGAGATTTCTGACGTTGAAAATGATGAAAACAAAGTTTTACAGGGTCCATTAAAAGGTTTTACTTTAAAAGAATTAATTAATAAATATAAAGGTGACTTTTTAGGGCACTCTGTTTACAACACATTTGGCAACAACTTCCCTTTACTTATTAAATTTATAGATGCTAAAACACCTTTATCAATACAGGTTCACCCAGGCAATACAATAGCAAAAGAACGTCATAACTCCTTTGGAAAAAATGAAATGTGGTATGTTATGCAGGCTGAAAAAGAAGCAGAACTAATTATTGGTTTTGAAAAAGAAATTAATTTAACGCAATACGAAACCCATTTAGAAAACAACACCATATTAAATGTCATGCATCACGAACTAGTAGAAAAAGGTGACACTTTTCACATACCTACAGGAATGGTACATGCTATAGGATCTGGTGTTTTACTCGCAGAAATACAACAAACCTCTGACATTACCTACCGTATTTATGATTACGACAGAATAGATCAAAGTACTGGGATTAAAAGAGAACTACATACTACACTTGCTAAAGATGTGATTGATTTTTCGGTTCATGAAAATTACAAAACGACCTATAAAACAACTAACAACACGTCAAACACTTTAGTACACTGCCCTTATTTCAAAACAAACTTCTTACAAATTGAAGGCGTTTTAAAAAAAGACTACTCAACCTTAGATTCTTTTATTATTTACATTTGCGTCGATGGAAGTATGACCATAGAATGGAAAAACGAGACCTTTAATCTAAAAAAAGGAGAAACTATATTACTTCCAGCAACTATTCAAAACATTTCTTTATCTTCAAGAGATTGTCAATTACTAGAAGTCTATTTATAA